One Sporomusaceae bacterium FL31 DNA window includes the following coding sequences:
- the prmC gene encoding release factor glutamine methyltransferase, translated as MNKTNAPWTIGSILTWTGQYFAEKGVENPRLDAEVLLSHILERERIQLYVNFDQPLQAHELTAYREAVKKRVARMPVAYITGCKEFMGLEFCVTPAVLIPRPDTEILVEAVLEKLHGFEQPALLDLGTGSGAIIVSLLANLPTATGVAVDISDQALVIAQNNAEKNQVASRLTLCQGDLYQPVTGQTFDAIISNPPYIPDQDIQELTQEVKQEPHLALAGGPDGLEFYRRIVRDAAHYLNTGGFLALEVGIHQAQAVAALAAPVEQLAFAGIIKDYGGIDRVVLFQRN; from the coding sequence ATGAACAAAACAAATGCACCTTGGACGATTGGCAGTATTTTAACATGGACCGGGCAGTACTTTGCTGAAAAGGGCGTGGAGAATCCGCGCCTTGATGCCGAAGTACTGCTTTCCCATATCCTGGAGCGGGAACGGATTCAACTTTATGTGAATTTTGATCAACCGCTTCAAGCACATGAATTGACGGCTTACCGGGAAGCTGTCAAAAAGCGGGTTGCCCGGATGCCTGTTGCCTATATCACGGGCTGTAAAGAATTTATGGGGCTGGAGTTTTGTGTGACCCCGGCGGTGCTCATTCCGCGTCCGGATACTGAGATTTTAGTGGAAGCTGTCCTGGAAAAGCTGCACGGGTTTGAGCAGCCTGCCTTATTGGATCTTGGTACAGGCAGCGGAGCCATTATTGTTTCCTTATTAGCTAATTTGCCAACCGCCACTGGAGTAGCGGTCGATATTTCAGATCAAGCACTGGTCATTGCTCAGAACAATGCCGAGAAAAATCAGGTTGCCAGCCGCTTGACACTTTGCCAGGGTGATCTCTATCAGCCTGTGACTGGACAAACTTTCGATGCCATCATATCCAATCCACCGTACATTCCGGATCAGGATATTCAGGAGCTGACCCAAGAGGTGAAGCAGGAACCGCACCTGGCTCTGGCAGGCGGCCCTGACGGATTAGAGTTTTATCGCCGGATTGTCCGGGATGCTGCTCATTACTTAAATACGGGCGGCTTCCTGGCACTTGAGGTTGGTATTCACCAAGCGCAGGCAGTAGCAGCTTTGGCTGCGCCAGTGGAGCAGCTTGCCTTTGCTGGGATCATCAAAGATTACGGTGGTATCGACCGTGTGGTTTTATTCCAAAGAAATTAG
- the prfA gene encoding peptide chain release factor 1: MLDKLQAVEDKYMELESLISDPAIMSDMNEWQKYTREHAKLTEIVTKFREYKQVQQALTEAREMLKEKLDDDFRDMVEAEFSEMKDKNVKLEEELSVLLLPKDPNDDKSVIVEIRGGAGGDEAALFAGDLFRMYTRYAENQGWRTELLDSNPTGLGGFKEVVFVIDGYGAYSKLKYESGVHRVQRVPTTESSGRIHTSTVTVAVLPEAEDVEVSINQNELRIDTYCASGAGGQHVNKTESAVRITHLPTGVVVQCQDEKSQLKNRDKAMRVLRAKLLELAQEEQRAEVAENRKSQVGTGDRSERIRTYNFPQGRVTDHRIGITLHKLDFVLNGDIEELITALITADQSEKLKQVE, encoded by the coding sequence GTGCTTGATAAACTGCAGGCAGTTGAAGATAAATATATGGAGCTGGAATCACTGATTAGTGATCCGGCTATCATGAGCGATATGAATGAGTGGCAGAAATATACCCGTGAACATGCCAAACTTACGGAAATTGTCACGAAATTTCGGGAATATAAGCAAGTCCAACAGGCTTTGACTGAGGCTCGGGAAATGCTGAAAGAAAAACTGGATGACGATTTCCGGGATATGGTTGAAGCTGAGTTTTCTGAGATGAAAGACAAGAACGTGAAATTAGAAGAAGAGTTGTCGGTATTGTTATTGCCGAAGGACCCTAATGACGACAAAAGTGTTATTGTTGAAATCCGCGGCGGTGCTGGCGGGGATGAAGCGGCACTGTTTGCCGGGGACTTATTCCGGATGTATACGCGGTATGCGGAAAACCAGGGCTGGCGCACCGAATTGCTGGATTCCAATCCTACCGGACTGGGTGGCTTTAAGGAAGTCGTATTTGTCATCGACGGCTATGGCGCCTATAGCAAGCTAAAATATGAAAGCGGTGTTCACCGGGTTCAGCGTGTGCCTACCACTGAGTCGAGCGGGCGGATTCACACCTCAACAGTGACGGTAGCTGTATTGCCGGAGGCTGAAGATGTGGAAGTCTCCATCAATCAAAACGAATTACGCATTGACACGTATTGTGCCAGCGGCGCTGGCGGTCAGCATGTCAATAAGACTGAGTCGGCAGTCCGGATTACCCATTTACCAACAGGAGTTGTGGTTCAGTGCCAGGACGAAAAATCCCAGTTGAAAAACCGTGATAAAGCCATGCGCGTGCTGCGTGCAAAATTATTGGAGCTTGCCCAAGAGGAACAACGGGCAGAGGTGGCCGAAAACCGCAAAAGCCAGGTGGGTACAGGCGATCGCAGTGAACGCATTCGGACTTACAATTTTCCACAGGGCCGGGTGACCGATCACCGGATTGGCATTACGCTGCATAAACTAGATTTTGTGCTTAACGGCGATATCGAAGAATTGATTACTGCGCTCATTACCGCAGATCAAAGCGAAAAACTAAAACAGGTTGAATAG
- a CDS encoding membrane protein, with translation MKTKVNIGGQAVIEGVMMRGPVHIATAVREPSGSINVKKEKLSSITERYPILKKPMLRGVVALAESLIHGLKALSFSAQAAGDEGEELTDKELAMTMAFSLCLAIVLFVIIPTYAAKYIHSAITDSRLLNLAEGGLRMGIFFAYIYGISRMKDIQRVFEYHGAEHKTIHAYEAGVPLTVENVRGFSTLHPRCGTAFLLIVMVVSIIMFAFLGWPDLWLRIVSRIVLMPLVAGISYEIIRFAGRSDNALVQWVMMPGLWLQKLTTREPSDDQIEVAIRALEEVRPEQPATLEA, from the coding sequence GTGAAAACAAAAGTTAATATTGGCGGTCAGGCTGTCATTGAAGGAGTTATGATGCGTGGTCCTGTCCATATTGCAACTGCGGTGCGTGAGCCATCAGGCAGCATCAATGTGAAGAAGGAAAAATTATCCTCAATTACTGAACGGTATCCAATCCTAAAAAAACCTATGCTGCGCGGGGTTGTCGCGCTGGCTGAATCGCTAATCCATGGGTTAAAAGCTTTGTCATTCTCTGCCCAAGCGGCTGGTGATGAAGGTGAGGAACTTACTGATAAAGAGTTAGCCATGACCATGGCATTCTCATTATGTTTGGCGATTGTGTTGTTTGTTATCATTCCGACTTATGCGGCAAAATATATCCATAGTGCGATTACTGACTCGCGATTGCTTAACCTGGCTGAGGGTGGATTGCGGATGGGGATTTTCTTTGCTTACATTTATGGGATCTCCCGAATGAAAGATATTCAACGGGTATTTGAATACCATGGTGCTGAGCATAAAACCATTCATGCCTACGAGGCGGGAGTGCCGCTTACGGTTGAAAATGTACGTGGTTTTAGTACACTGCATCCGCGCTGCGGAACAGCTTTTTTGCTTATTGTCATGGTTGTGAGTATTATCATGTTCGCTTTTCTTGGCTGGCCGGATTTATGGCTGCGGATTGTATCGCGGATTGTGCTCATGCCGCTTGTTGCCGGAATCTCTTATGAGATTATCCGCTTTGCCGGAAGAAGCGACAATGCGCTTGTACAATGGGTCATGATGCCTGGACTGTGGCTGCAGAAACTGACTACCCGCGAACCAAGCGATGATCAAATCGAAGTGGCTATCCGGGCGCTGGAAGAAGTCCGTCCTGAACAGCCAGCCACACTTGAGGCTTAA
- the rpmE_2 gene encoding 50S ribosomal protein L31, which yields MKEKIHPAYNEAKVICGCGNTFTTGSIKKELRVDVCSKCHPFFTGQQRNISAGGRVEKFNKRYGK from the coding sequence ATGAAAGAGAAAATTCATCCAGCTTATAACGAAGCGAAAGTAATCTGCGGTTGTGGTAACACTTTTACTACAGGTTCTATTAAAAAAGAACTACGTGTGGACGTATGCTCAAAATGTCATCCGTTCTTTACTGGCCAGCAGCGTAACATTTCAGCCGGCGGACGTGTTGAGAAATTCAATAAACGTTACGGTAAATAA
- a CDS encoding methyl-accepting chemotaxis protein, which produces MGETTLLDSFVQIAKYVPQLLSGKVGMVVSDHEKWLVSYSIPELKGQVVAGERIKPGAAVHQAMQKQRRVVVEVSKEVYGIPYIAISMPIMDNAGKILGAVAVHESLERKEVLQDAAGHLSSSANVLSSALQSILAQAQELAASGQYLKELAVQANKEVGETDSVISFIKNVASQTNLLGLNAAIEAARVGEQGRGFGVVAEEVRKLAVNSSSSATQITTTLKRISESIQKITQEITQIDSVNQHQATTIEKLTGQSQELLEMSAKLANLAAELNADQKCNETSCSF; this is translated from the coding sequence GTGGGAGAAACGACATTATTGGACTCATTCGTACAAATTGCTAAATATGTCCCTCAACTGTTAAGCGGTAAAGTTGGCATGGTCGTAAGTGACCATGAGAAGTGGCTGGTGTCTTATTCGATACCTGAACTAAAAGGACAAGTTGTTGCTGGTGAAAGAATTAAACCCGGCGCTGCCGTACACCAAGCCATGCAGAAACAACGCCGCGTTGTGGTCGAAGTTTCCAAAGAGGTCTATGGTATTCCCTATATTGCCATCAGCATGCCAATCATGGATAATGCCGGAAAAATTCTCGGGGCTGTAGCCGTGCACGAGTCCCTGGAGCGCAAGGAAGTGCTGCAAGATGCTGCCGGTCATCTTTCCAGTTCAGCCAATGTGCTTTCGTCTGCTTTGCAGTCCATTCTCGCCCAGGCCCAAGAGCTAGCCGCCAGCGGCCAATATTTAAAAGAACTTGCCGTCCAGGCGAATAAAGAAGTTGGTGAAACCGACTCTGTCATTAGTTTTATAAAAAATGTTGCCAGTCAAACCAATCTGCTAGGGCTGAATGCTGCCATCGAAGCGGCACGGGTTGGTGAGCAAGGGCGCGGCTTTGGCGTTGTGGCCGAGGAAGTCCGTAAACTTGCGGTCAATAGTTCCAGTTCAGCAACGCAAATCACGACCACCCTCAAACGCATCAGCGAATCCATTCAAAAAATCACGCAGGAAATCACGCAAATCGACTCAGTCAATCAGCATCAGGCCACTACTATTGAAAAGCTCACTGGTCAAAGTCAGGAACTCTTGGAAATGTCGGCAAAACTGGCCAACTTAGCTGCCGAATTAAATGCCGACCAGAAATGCAACGAGACTTCCTGTAGTTTCTAA
- a CDS encoding deacetylase, whose protein sequence is MLTRRQFLKGCTGAAVAVAGLSFFSGNRILDQLTKSIPILLYHRVGPESDPLTVSTQRFQQDIEFLSWAGYHSLSLEQVRQHIVAAAPLPDKPLLITFDDGYLDNYTNAFPILQQYSMKASFYIITGMVGQTERMSAAQIREMTTAGMDFGSHTVTHRPLAGLTLDEAGKELKNSKHDLEQMMGKSVSFTAYPCGSYSPEVLDIAKETGYVGGFSTRYGFAGFSNNLAIRRIPIFHSDRSISYVMFKKGFLPTMFS, encoded by the coding sequence ATGCTTACTCGACGCCAGTTTTTAAAAGGTTGTACCGGGGCTGCTGTCGCGGTAGCTGGGCTGTCTTTTTTTTCCGGTAATCGTATCTTAGATCAATTGACTAAGAGTATCCCTATTTTGTTATATCATCGGGTAGGCCCTGAGTCGGACCCTCTGACTGTGAGTACGCAGCGGTTTCAGCAAGATATAGAGTTTCTAAGCTGGGCTGGCTATCATTCACTGTCACTGGAACAGGTCAGGCAGCATATCGTAGCAGCAGCACCTTTACCGGATAAGCCTTTACTGATTACTTTTGATGATGGATATTTAGATAACTACACCAATGCCTTTCCTATTCTTCAGCAGTATTCGATGAAAGCAAGCTTTTATATCATCACTGGCATGGTGGGACAAACCGAGCGGATGAGCGCAGCGCAGATTCGCGAAATGACAACAGCTGGCATGGATTTTGGTTCTCATACTGTTACTCATCGGCCTTTGGCTGGCTTAACTCTAGATGAAGCTGGCAAAGAGCTGAAGAATTCCAAACATGACCTTGAGCAAATGATGGGCAAGTCTGTTAGTTTTACGGCTTATCCTTGTGGCAGTTACAGTCCTGAAGTTCTTGATATTGCCAAAGAAACTGGTTATGTTGGTGGTTTTTCCACTCGTTATGGTTTCGCCGGTTTTAGCAATAACCTGGCTATTCGGCGTATTCCAATCTTTCACTCGGACCGTTCGATCTCTTATGTCATGTTTAAGAAGGGATTCCTGCCTACTATGTTTAGCTAG
- the pth gene encoding peptidyl-tRNA hydrolase: MKIIVGLGNPGQEYSATRHNVGFFVVDELARRWGAEVWRSKFDAQIAERRSGGQQSLLVKPQTYMNLSGTAVGALVRWHKVTAEDIIVIYDDMDLAVGRLRLRTKGSSGGHRGIESLISHLGTDVFARVRVGVGRPPEGWTVNNYVLSKFSTEEAPLIKEAVERSAQAVECIIAQGITKAMNTFSK; this comes from the coding sequence GTGAAGATTATAGTTGGACTGGGTAATCCCGGTCAGGAATATAGTGCGACCCGGCATAATGTGGGCTTCTTTGTTGTGGACGAATTGGCCAGACGCTGGGGTGCAGAAGTCTGGCGCAGTAAATTTGATGCCCAGATTGCTGAGCGCCGCAGTGGTGGTCAGCAGTCGCTGTTAGTTAAGCCACAGACTTATATGAACTTAAGTGGCACAGCGGTGGGGGCTTTGGTACGCTGGCACAAAGTAACCGCAGAGGATATTATTGTTATTTATGATGATATGGATTTGGCGGTTGGGCGTCTGCGCCTCCGGACCAAAGGCAGTTCTGGCGGCCACCGTGGTATTGAATCTTTGATCAGTCATTTGGGAACTGATGTCTTTGCCCGCGTTCGGGTTGGCGTTGGTCGCCCACCTGAAGGCTGGACAGTGAATAATTACGTCCTGAGTAAGTTCTCAACAGAAGAAGCACCGCTGATTAAAGAAGCGGTTGAACGGTCAGCTCAAGCAGTCGAATGTATTATCGCTCAGGGAATTACCAAGGCAATGAATACGTTTAGTAAATAG
- a CDS encoding oligosaccharide deacetylase, with the protein MFDNMRLISMLGVLTIIVIIGLVLDYLHILRRPVRLGFYTAILGIIFGVALTLSAVIPENDVFGRVFCEVNTKQKVVALTFDDGPYPPYTNQVLDILKENNVKATFFLLGKNAADHPELVQRIYAEGHQIGNHTYNHVDLLKVDRSTVVSELERTNQVLFAITGVKPHIVRPPHGFRDPVVLEVMAEQGLKVVEWSVMSRDWTNPGMEVIANRVLDKTRNGSVILLHDGDGIAAQASRAQTVEATRLIIHQLKAEGYTFVTVDDILAKAEGTNK; encoded by the coding sequence ATGTTTGATAACATGCGCCTGATAAGCATGCTAGGCGTGCTGACAATCATTGTAATCATTGGTTTGGTACTAGACTATCTGCATATCTTACGCCGCCCTGTCCGGCTTGGTTTCTATACAGCCATTTTGGGCATTATTTTTGGTGTTGCACTGACCTTGAGTGCTGTAATCCCGGAAAATGATGTTTTCGGGCGGGTTTTTTGTGAGGTCAACACGAAGCAAAAAGTGGTTGCGCTGACTTTTGATGATGGTCCTTATCCGCCATACACCAATCAGGTTCTGGATATTCTAAAAGAGAACAACGTCAAGGCTACTTTCTTTCTGCTTGGTAAAAATGCAGCGGATCATCCCGAGCTTGTTCAGCGTATTTATGCGGAAGGCCACCAAATTGGCAACCATACCTACAACCATGTGGATTTATTGAAAGTAGACCGGAGTACCGTAGTCTCTGAACTGGAGAGAACCAATCAAGTTTTGTTTGCTATTACGGGTGTTAAACCGCATATTGTACGTCCGCCGCATGGATTCCGTGATCCGGTTGTGCTGGAGGTTATGGCTGAGCAAGGTCTTAAAGTCGTTGAATGGTCGGTCATGAGTCGTGATTGGACCAATCCTGGTATGGAGGTTATCGCCAATCGAGTGCTTGATAAGACCCGCAATGGGTCGGTCATCTTGCTGCATGATGGTGATGGCATTGCCGCGCAAGCTTCACGGGCGCAAACCGTTGAGGCCACCAGGCTGATTATCCATCAATTAAAAGCTGAAGGCTATACTTTTGTTACAGTAGATGATATTTTAGCTAAAGCGGAGGGCACGAATAAGTGA
- a CDS encoding ribosomal-protein-alanine acetyltransferase, translating to MMLCQLSVERAKPEDIPAIAAVFTESFKESVLHHCGRLPKPQAMQDVFRLVYEAEPQAALIARRDDGQVVGYCFAPTVLPRLWMKAICGGHIFKWTWRWLTGQYGFGLHPVKVIVMNKVAFLGSAVSPTKSANARILSIAVAEACRGQGIASRLMEQALLYFKERKANRVRLEVRPDNIPAIKVYEKLGFYRSGYTADSQGQWLIMFKEME from the coding sequence ATGATGTTGTGTCAACTGTCAGTCGAGCGGGCTAAACCTGAGGATATTCCAGCTATTGCAGCGGTATTTACTGAAAGCTTTAAAGAAAGTGTTCTGCATCATTGCGGCCGTTTGCCAAAGCCTCAGGCCATGCAGGATGTGTTCAGACTGGTTTATGAAGCCGAGCCTCAGGCTGCCTTGATTGCACGTCGTGATGATGGCCAGGTTGTTGGCTACTGTTTTGCTCCCACCGTTTTACCTCGATTATGGATGAAAGCCATTTGTGGCGGACATATTTTTAAATGGACATGGCGCTGGCTTACTGGGCAGTATGGTTTTGGACTGCATCCGGTCAAAGTCATTGTGATGAATAAAGTGGCGTTTCTCGGTTCAGCTGTCAGCCCGACAAAATCTGCGAATGCCAGGATCCTTTCGATTGCAGTAGCAGAGGCCTGTCGCGGCCAAGGAATTGCAAGCCGTCTGATGGAGCAAGCCTTGCTCTATTTTAAAGAACGTAAGGCCAACAGGGTGCGCCTTGAGGTTCGCCCGGATAACATTCCGGCAATAAAAGTTTATGAAAAGTTAGGTTTCTACCGCTCTGGTTATACAGCTGACTCTCAAGGACAGTGGCTCATTATGTTTAAAGAAATGGAGTAA
- the prs gene encoding ribose-phosphate pyrophosphokinase: protein MILEDSKRLRIFTGNSNPALAHEIAAHIGVSVGDAFVGHFNNGETQVIIDESVRGKEVFIVQPTCYPVNDSLMELLIMVDACKRASARHVTAVIPYYAYARQDRKTRGREPISAKLIANLLTTAGVSRVVTMDLHAGQIQGFFDIPLDHLIGVPILSDYIESKKLTDLVVVSPDLGGVTRARQLADRLHAPIAIIEKRRPMPGVAEVMNLIGNVEGKTAVIVDDIVDTAGSLTEGAKALERFGAKEVYACCTHAVLSDPAVERIVASNMKELIVTNTIPLPEAKLHPKIKVLSVAPLFGEAIVRIFSELSVSKLFD from the coding sequence ATGATTTTAGAGGATAGTAAACGATTGCGAATTTTTACCGGTAATTCTAACCCGGCTTTGGCTCACGAGATTGCCGCGCATATTGGTGTTTCAGTGGGAGATGCATTTGTCGGGCATTTTAACAATGGTGAAACACAAGTCATTATTGATGAGAGTGTACGGGGTAAAGAAGTATTCATTGTTCAACCTACTTGCTATCCTGTCAATGATAGTCTGATGGAATTATTAATTATGGTTGATGCCTGTAAGAGGGCTTCGGCCCGTCACGTAACGGCGGTTATTCCTTATTATGCTTATGCACGTCAAGATCGCAAAACTCGAGGCCGCGAGCCTATCTCCGCGAAGCTGATCGCCAATCTGCTGACCACTGCCGGGGTAAGCCGGGTGGTAACCATGGACTTGCATGCCGGCCAAATTCAGGGCTTCTTCGATATACCACTTGACCATCTTATTGGCGTTCCTATTTTGTCTGATTACATTGAATCAAAAAAATTAACTGATTTGGTAGTTGTATCGCCTGACCTAGGTGGTGTGACAAGAGCAAGACAACTTGCCGACCGACTGCACGCGCCTATTGCCATCATTGAGAAACGCCGTCCAATGCCAGGTGTTGCTGAAGTGATGAATCTGATTGGTAATGTTGAAGGCAAAACGGCAGTCATTGTTGATGATATTGTCGATACTGCCGGTTCATTGACCGAAGGCGCTAAAGCCTTGGAACGCTTTGGTGCAAAAGAAGTTTATGCCTGCTGTACGCATGCTGTATTAAGTGATCCAGCGGTGGAACGCATTGTAGCTTCGAATATGAAGGAATTGATCGTAACCAATACCATCCCATTGCCTGAAGCAAAACTGCATCCTAAAATCAAAGTCTTGTCTGTTGCTCCATTATTTGGTGAAGCCATTGTCCGTATTTTTAGCGAATTATCGGTGAGTAAACTATTCGATTAA
- the glmU gene encoding bifunctional protein GlmU, producing MSQLLSMILAAGKGTRMKSLQPKVLHRVGGKSMVQHVLDAAKKAGAERSVVVIGFGAESVATALGDQAEFVVQAEQLGTGHAVMQARELLADFEGTVMVLCGDTPLLRSELLAKLYDEHRQSQAAATVLTAHMPDPTGYGRVIRNRDGQVVKIVEHKDATAEERLVTEVNTGIYCFERAALFHALAGLNCNNVQGEYYLTDVISILASNHTKVWATPAEDFQETFGINSRAQLAEAEKILRKRKALELMDSGVTIMDADSTFIDADVTIGADTIIYPFTWIEGATTIGSGCEIGPNTRLQNIVIGDNVTLHFVYAHECQIADQVTVGPYVHLRPGTALASGVKVGNFVEVKNSQIGEGSKIPHLSYIGDTDMGQKVNIGSGTITVNYDGKHKHRTTIEDGAFIGCNTNLVAPVTVGEGAYVAAGSTITKDVPATSLGVARARQSNIEGWVNKRKG from the coding sequence ATGTCACAACTATTATCGATGATTTTGGCGGCAGGCAAAGGAACGCGGATGAAGTCATTGCAGCCCAAGGTGTTGCATCGTGTGGGCGGTAAGAGCATGGTACAGCACGTTCTTGATGCTGCAAAGAAGGCTGGAGCTGAGCGCAGCGTAGTTGTTATTGGTTTTGGAGCGGAAAGTGTAGCAACAGCGTTGGGAGATCAAGCTGAATTTGTTGTTCAGGCAGAGCAGTTAGGTACAGGGCATGCTGTGATGCAGGCTCGTGAATTGCTGGCTGACTTTGAGGGAACAGTAATGGTGTTATGCGGCGATACTCCGCTGCTGCGCAGTGAATTGCTGGCAAAGCTTTATGACGAACATCGTCAGTCACAGGCGGCAGCTACTGTCTTAACGGCGCATATGCCTGATCCCACCGGTTATGGCCGGGTCATTCGCAATCGCGATGGGCAGGTCGTGAAAATCGTGGAGCATAAAGACGCTACAGCGGAAGAAAGGCTGGTTACTGAAGTAAACACCGGCATTTACTGTTTTGAACGAGCCGCATTGTTTCATGCATTGGCTGGGCTGAATTGCAATAATGTGCAGGGTGAATATTATCTCACTGATGTCATCAGTATCCTTGCCAGCAATCATACTAAAGTTTGGGCCACCCCTGCCGAGGATTTTCAGGAAACTTTCGGAATTAATTCCCGGGCTCAATTGGCTGAAGCCGAGAAGATTTTGCGCAAGCGCAAAGCTTTGGAGCTAATGGACAGCGGGGTCACCATTATGGATGCTGACAGCACGTTTATTGATGCTGATGTGACCATTGGTGCTGATACGATCATTTATCCTTTTACCTGGATCGAAGGCGCTACTACAATTGGCAGTGGCTGTGAGATTGGTCCCAATACCCGGTTGCAGAATATCGTGATCGGTGACAATGTGACACTGCATTTTGTATACGCGCATGAGTGTCAGATTGCCGATCAGGTTACCGTAGGACCTTATGTCCATCTGCGGCCTGGAACAGCTTTGGCATCAGGAGTAAAGGTTGGAAATTTTGTTGAGGTCAAGAATTCGCAGATCGGTGAAGGCAGCAAGATTCCTCATCTTAGTTACATTGGGGATACCGATATGGGACAAAAGGTCAATATTGGATCAGGGACAATTACCGTTAATTATGACGGTAAACACAAACACCGCACCACCATTGAGGACGGTGCATTCATTGGCTGCAACACCAATTTAGTTGCACCCGTAACAGTGGGTGAAGGGGCTTATGTAGCTGCCGGATCAACGATAACCAAAGATGTTCCCGCAACATCACTCGGTGTTGCCAGAGCTCGGCAGTCCAACATTGAAGGCTGGGTTAACAAGCGCAAAGGGTAA
- the tdcB gene encoding threonine ammonia-lyase: protein MINQQEILSAADVQDAYNSLKDIVHNTPLDRSATFSSMAGCDVYLKLENLQKTGSFKIRGAYNKIRLLTQAEKAQGVIAASAGNHAQGVAYAARMAKTKATIVMPEAAPLAKITATRGYDAEVVLSGAGYDEAYLKAQEIQAQTGQTFVHAFNDHAVIAGQGTVGLEILQSLQDVTAIVAPIGGGGLIAGLALVVKQMAPHVKIYGVQSEGAPAMYMSKREHTIKTTPDAVTMADGIAVKVPGNLTFDIIDKYVDDIVVVSDEAIASTILMVLERAKLMVEGAGAVSLAAVLNGKVPARGKVVSVISGGNIDVNFISRIIERGLVKAGRRVKITTLIADRPGMLQNLLAVITRLKANVINVYHDRVERNVPIGQAVVEICLETRDALHTEEIMANLRQEGYIAKII from the coding sequence ATGATTAATCAGCAAGAAATTTTATCTGCTGCTGACGTTCAGGATGCGTACAATTCATTAAAAGACATTGTTCATAATACTCCGCTTGATCGCAGTGCAACCTTTAGTAGTATGGCTGGCTGTGATGTTTATCTAAAGCTGGAGAATTTGCAGAAAACCGGCTCTTTTAAAATCCGCGGGGCTTACAATAAAATTCGCCTGTTAACCCAGGCCGAAAAAGCACAGGGGGTTATTGCCGCTTCGGCAGGCAATCATGCGCAGGGCGTAGCGTATGCGGCCCGGATGGCTAAGACCAAAGCCACGATTGTTATGCCGGAAGCGGCACCGCTGGCTAAAATTACGGCTACCCGCGGCTATGATGCCGAAGTGGTCTTAAGTGGTGCCGGGTATGATGAAGCTTATCTAAAGGCACAGGAAATTCAGGCTCAGACCGGGCAGACTTTTGTTCACGCCTTTAATGATCATGCGGTTATTGCCGGTCAAGGCACTGTTGGCTTGGAAATTTTACAATCACTGCAGGATGTCACCGCAATTGTTGCCCCTATTGGCGGCGGCGGCCTGATTGCCGGTCTGGCATTGGTGGTCAAACAAATGGCGCCCCATGTTAAAATTTATGGTGTGCAATCTGAAGGTGCCCCGGCTATGTATATGTCTAAACGTGAGCACACCATTAAAACAACACCAGATGCTGTAACGATGGCGGATGGTATTGCGGTGAAAGTGCCAGGGAATTTAACCTTTGATATTATTGATAAGTATGTGGATGATATTGTTGTGGTCAGTGATGAAGCCATTGCCAGTACGATATTGATGGTATTGGAACGGGCCAAACTCATGGTTGAAGGAGCAGGTGCAGTCAGCTTGGCAGCTGTGCTGAATGGCAAGGTGCCGGCCAGGGGAAAAGTTGTCAGTGTAATTTCCGGCGGCAATATTGATGTTAATTTTATTTCACGCATCATTGAGCGAGGCTTAGTGAAAGCCGGCCGGCGAGTTAAAATTACCACGTTGATTGCCGATCGGCCGGGTATGCTGCAAAACCTGTTGGCTGTTATCACCCGGCTTAAAGCCAATGTGATTAATGTTTATCATGACCGGGTCGAGCGAAATGTTCCAATCGGCCAGGCCGTGGTGGAGATTTGCTTGGAAACGCGCGATGCCTTACATACTGAGGAGATTATGGCGAATCTTCGACAGGAAGGCTATATAGCCAAGATCATTTAA